The region TGTTTGGATTAAGGGTTTTAGAGGGCCAGGTACACATTTGAGATTTTAACAAACTAAAGAATAACATGATAGATGATCATATAAATAACATTTCAATGACActtaattcatttttaaaaacATTTTATAGTTTCCTTAATTTAGAAAAAAAATAATAAGTCTTTCCCTTCTCTGCAAAATTCTTCATCCAAACATACCCATATTAAACTCTTAATACTAATTAAATAAGGaaataattcatgaaaaaaaGGAAACACAAAAACTACTATGAAAACATATTATGACAGAATATTAAATTGCTGAAATATTTTTCAGAATATCTTGCAGTCTTGTAGTCTACAACAGTAATCAATATTTAGAAAGTAAAGTTGAAATAGTCACTATACCAATGGAGGGTTTCCTAAGTTGAGCCATGAACTAACTTGGATTTTAGAATTAACTTGTTATATTCTATTCTTCTTGATTCCATACTTTCAGTGGACCCAAAAAGTACAAATTTATACCCTCATGGTGGTtctattatatttattttaaatatattcAACACAGCAAAGTTCTTATGTTATGTTGTGGTCCATCATATTTAACTCTTGCAATTTGGACTTCAAATCTAACACAACCCAAAACATTAGCTCAAGAGGTGAGGATTTCCCAAACCTTATGAGGACAATTTTGTTTAAATGTATTAACTTCCTAAGTTTAACTACCCCATAACTTTAAAATGAGTGAAAAACAACACATAATGGAGAAATACATGACATGTTCATTATGTGGTGAGGATTTTCCAAACCTTATGAGGACAATTTTGTTTTAATGTATTAACTTCCTAAGTTTAACTACCCCGTAACTTTAAAATGAGTGAAAAACAACACATAATGGAGAAATACATGGCATGTTCATTATATCAAACATCTAGATCAATGTGGAAACAACCAATACATCAAAAGAATCTCTCACCAAAACTTACATGTTCATTATTAGCCTTGCCATCGGGATTTTGAATCATCAAGTCAGCAAGTTTAAGTACAATATTCCTCATAAATTCAAATGAGAATTCCCCTGCAACCAACGAAGATTACAAAAAGAAGACCGGGATGAAATGAGTATGATTACAAATTTCTTTTACACAAGAAAATTTGGTATAGCTAAATAAGAGAAGTGCAATACCAAACACAACATTATCTCCTCAAAAAAATATCAGGGAAAAACAGAGACAATCAAACAGATAGAAAGAGACTACCCAGTGTTTTTTCTTTATATTTTGTTAGAATATTATAAATTCTGCTAACATATTTGTTTGACAGAAAACTGTAATAAGAGAGAAAAGAGACTATCCagtgttttttatttttattttgttagaaTATTATAAAATATTCTAACATATTTGTTTGACAAAAAACTTTAAtaagagagaaaagaaagaaagcATAATGAAGGCGATGGACAAGAAAACCAGCTACTATAAGAAACAAAAAGAAAACAGTGAGCCTAAGAGGTTTGAAATTGTATTGTAATATCAACACTTTTAAAACATGCGCGGAACACCAAAGTGAGACAAGAACTAACTTGCTTAACAAAACAATGCCATTGAGTATATATACTAACAACCAATTACATAGATCAACAAATTTGAAAAGAAGATATTCTATCTACAGTTTGCTAGTATGGTGATAGACAGTTTCATACCAAGCACAAGAAACAAAAGAGATATGACTGACAAAAGAAGCTCATTTGGTATCCCATCAGTAGCAGAGAGGATGCTCTCAAAAACTTCACATGTTGATTTTATTGCATCACCTTCTAAACTTGGCGAACTATCATTGTGAAATGTTTGATATGTACTATTTAATAAGATATTGGAACCAAGAAGGTGCTTGAGCACATCTTTTAAGATACTTGAAGCCTGTGATGCAGTGTTTGCCTCCGAAGTTAGAAGCCCTATGTTCAACATTTGCAGATTGAATCAGAACATTATGATATAGAAAATGGAATATAAGGAAAGAGAAAGCAGTAATACTAAAAAATTTACATGAAAGATCCATTTTACTAAAATATCTCCACAGTAACACCTAAGATTTTAACATTAATCGGTAGCAAGTTATTTAGACATTATATACATTCATATATTCATGCATAGCACAGAAGTTTTATACTTAGAACTAGACACAGCATGCCATAAAAAGTCCCTGTAGAGGATGCAGCAGGTATCCATGGGGAAAAACCACCAACCAATGCACTGCAGGTACGTGGAAAACATTTTATAGAGGAACTACcaatatatttttaatttttattattgATGCATTGGCATGACCAATTGGTAATTCAAAACACTTTTTCTACTAAAAGAAAAATCAGAAGAAAGATGGTTCTAAACACAACCAGGTGAAATAAAATAATCAGAATTAAAACCCAAACTAGATTAATTACAATTTAATGATTTCTATAAGGGGTGAACATAAACACCATACATACCCATCATAGATTGACAAACTAGAGGAAGGTTCTTGATCCACAAGCTTGATTGTCCAATATAAAGTAAGTCCATTGCAAGTTTTAATACATTTGCTGCAAATATCACAGTATCCAATAGGTTCTTATCGCCCAAAGATACAAAAGAGGCAAGAGAAACTACAATGTCCTCTATCTCTAGAACTATAATTCTGACTCTCGAAGTTTCAAAAATAGCTTCTACAGTTTTAAGGACATGCCTTGTAAGTGACGAGATCTGAGATTCAAATAATCTATGCACTTCAGAGAGAACTTCTGGAACAACTTCTGAAGAAAGATTAGGAGCAACCAGATTTACTATGTTTAGTACATGTAGGACTTCCGAATGCTCATGTTTTGAAGTGCCTTTATTTTTACATTCATCTGCAGTCCTCGAAGCAGTTAATTTCATTGTTAAACCAATGCACCTTTTCAGTTCAGACAGAACCAAATTGCTAGCTTCTTTAATAACAGTGGAGGATTCGAGAGACCGGAAAAACTTCTCAAGAGACTCTAGAGCACATCTTCGAACCtaaacaaacaacaaacaattaAGTGGCATGAACACTACAGAATAGTAGTTATATTCATAATGTATTGATGTATTGAACACCACCAATAACTAGGACTCCTATATTTACATCTATTTCATAGTAATGAAGCAAATACCAAATCTTAAATGGCCAATGCCAATTGTGTTACCAGATAAATTTTCCTTTAATCAAGCATTCATGCACAAACCATGTATAATAAATGGATATAAATTAAAAGTAGAGTAAAGAAAACATAGATTGTGACCTTTGGGCGCTTCTCAGTGGAGAACTTGAGCAAAGTTTCAAAACCTAATTTAATAGAATCCCAATACTTCAAATCACAAAACCCAAGCAAAACACCCACACACTTCACTGCAGCCCTCAGGCTAGAAACACCCAAGCCCTCCCCCTCCCTCACCAGAAGCTTAACCACGATTTCCGCCGCCTCCTGAGCCTTCTCCGCGGAGATGGCTCCGGCCGGCACCAGTGGAAGCGCGATGGCCATAAAGGACACAAGCGAGGACAGTGATACGGAGTCTAGGGACTCAGACGACGACGCAGTGGAGATAGCGGCTGCGAAATAGGCTGCCGGTGTGAGAGGGAGGGACTCGGAGGAGAGGTTGGAGCGCAGAGCAGCGGCGGCGGCTAGGAGGTGACGGTGGTGCGGGGCTGGGGATTTGGCGTAACGGTCCATGAGCTGCTGGCAGAGGTCTGAACCGTCGTTGAATGTCTCCATGTGTTCTTCTTCCATTTTTTCCGATGGAGTGATTCCTCCGAAGTTCAATCGGAGAGTTTTGATGAATGCGGGTGGAGAGTATACGACGGCTATGTGGCGGTGTCGTGCAGGGTTTAATCTTTCTGGGGGTTTATGCGTTCCAACTTCCAAATAGTAATGTATAATTTGGCtacttattttattattttggATTTTTACCCACGCATTTTTCAATTTTGCAATTTTAacacttttatttttaaaattttggaAACTCAATCTAAGCATTTTAATTACACTTTTTATCTAATGTTTTATTAATTTATAGATTTTGGTGTTCTATTTTTAAATCTATAATTTTAGTCAACTATTttataaattctaaaattaaACTCATTCTTATCAAATACTCTGACATGATAATGGCGGAAATATTAgtaaagaaaaaaataatattGATAAAATAAATTGTAAGAGTATGATAATATGCGGAAGACATGGAAGACATGTTGAAAATATTAAAAGACTTGCTTTTATTTATGAAAATACTTACAAAGGATGGCAATCAAGATTTCCAAGTTTTAAGACTGAAAACTCGAATACATTTCACAACACACAAATGATCCTTTTATAGGCAAGGATCCACACGGACTTCAAACTAAATTAAACTAAGCATAAACTTTATACAAAGTAATGACCCACATCGTCtgaataattgaaataaaacaaaaaactTTAATAAAGTAATGACCCACATGGTCtgaataattgaaataaaacaaaaaactTTAATAAAGTAGAGTCAATAATTCAAAAGTAATTCTGAGTGGAAGGTAATTGAGGCCAACAAAGGGAGTCGTTGTTGTCTGTAGCTTCTTATCTTCTTCAAAATAATTCTGACAAGAGGAATCTTTAAAATCTTATCTTTTTCATAATTGATCTTATCTTCATCATAATTTAGAGATCTATAATTCCATAACAATCATCTTCATTATTATTTTCAGAAGTGCTAGAAGCACTATCACTTTCAGATAAAGCAGTCATAGCTTCTTTAATTCTGTTTAAGAATTCTTTATGGCTGGAAGTAGCAGATAAAGAGGCAAGTAATTTTGATTTATCTAATAAGAACGATGTATCTTCTGGAGAAATGGCCTTTTCTTTGCAAAGACCCGGATGAGACTTGAACCAAGAATCTAATCATGATGGAGAAAGCAAATCTGGATTAAACTTTGACCACCATTTAACAGAAAATTTCTTGACCAATTGAGTAGAAGAGGACCCTTCCCATAATGGATCAGTTGAAAAGGTCCAAGATGAAATCCATGTAATTCCAAAAACAGCACAAAAACATAATAAAGACTTGTAATCAGGACAGGTAGTTTTTGTTGTAAAATTGTTAAAGGCTTTTGAGGCATAATCAGGAAATATTTCTAAAATTGGCCCAACAATTATGAACCACTGGATAAACCAATTAGGAAAGCTAAGTGAAATATCCTTGTTGAACCATATAAACCAAGTGTGGTTGAAAGGTTCGACCGACAAAAAATTGAACCAAGCATCCATGTAATCAAAGTACGAATAGTATTGTGGAGTAAAGGCTCTGGAAAAAGATTTTAATTCTGATGGAGGTTGATTCCAATCAGAAGGAGATAATACCTTATTCACCTTGAATTTAGAAAACTTTATCTTAGATTTATCACTCGGATCTGTTTGGTGGGTAAGAGTAATAGACTCAGAATCTACCAGGATAAATTCGTAGAATTTTCTGGTCTTGGTTTGGTCTTTAGGAATGAAGTAAAATCCTGGGGGGAAAATTCTTGAAATATTTTGTAATAAAGAGGAGTTTGGAGGACAGTAAAGGGTTTCTAAAGGTAATATTGGTATAGACAGATCTTTGGTAATAAAAGTCGATTTTGGTAAAGAAGAAGGAGGTGTATAGTAGGCTAGTTTAGACGGGTGATTTTTCTGGATAGATAATGGACTGGTAATTTGAGATGTAAAAGCTAATGGAGTTAATAATGTAGGCTTAATAGTTGTCAGCGGAGTAGCAGTAATAGGAGAGGTAACTTTGGAAATAAAAGATGGAGAACCTAAAATTATTTCCTTATCTTTTTGATCTTTAATGGGAGGACCATAATCATCTCTGGGGTCAACCGATTTTTTACTCATGTTTTCCCTGTAAAAATTCTCTGGTTAGAAAATctggtatcagagcctggttggtgGTGATTACAGACTTGACTTACATTATCTTTTACTAGATTTCTACTagttttatttaaaaaaaaaagagttattTGAAAAGTTTTCTTATTTCACTGTTTCTTTTTAACCATAACCCTGAGCTTTGAATTTCTCTAAGGGTACCTGCTGGTAGTGTGTGGTCCAGGTCGTAAGTCCAGATAGGTGAGGCAGTAAAACCGTTGGTTAAGCACACTGTAGTTGCCGTTAAGAAAACAAACAATAAGGGGAAGGATAGAGATAGATAGTGGGTGAGAAACCTGAAGAATAACTAGTTCGAGTAAATAAAGCTAtttgtataaatatttatttattttaaaaaccatGTCTCAAATCATCAAGGCTTTTAGTGAATTAGGATGTAGTTCACGGAGTAAAATTAATAATCGAACCTTAGTTCCTGCTACCTTAAATAATGATAAAATTGAATTAGATCAAGATACCTTCCAAAACCAAGAATTAGAAATTCAGGAAATGGAAAATAGATTAGTTAACTGGTCTATGCCAGAAATTAAATTTAAAGAAATATATAAAATTGGTACTTTTGATTTTAAAAGTCAAAAGATTATTCATACTATTGAATCGGCTACGTCTGTTAGTAACAAGCATGAAACTATTAATTtgttaaataaaaaattattagAAACGCATTATAGAGAAGATTATCGCTATATCCATCTAGGGTTAATTCAGATAGCTATAAAACCATTACATAAACTAGGGTTAAACACCCCTATATTGCTAGTTCTTCGAGACACTAGAATTAAAGACTTTCATAATTCAACTATTGCTATAGTTGAATCAAATCTTAACGATGGTCCAGTCTACTTTAACTGCCATCCCAATTACTCTATGAGCTTGGCTGATGAATTCACTaagaattcattagttatatACGTCCAGGGTCTAAGCGATAATTTTAATCCTGGAGTTGCCAATATTGACGTTATTAGTAGAATTACCTACAAAGTCTCTAATGTTAATTATGATTTTAAATCACTCAAAACTACTCCAAGAAATGAAACTTGTATTATTGAAGCAAATCTTAGCAGGTCCAATGTTATGACCCCAAAAATACTGACTGCTTCAGATATTATAGAAAAATTCCCTCAAGAATGGATATTATAGGATGTGGTTAAATCTGAAAAGATTGAGGCCAGAACTATTAGAGATGTTATTCAAGATATTGATGGATCTGTCAGGATCAGGATGAATAGAAGCCAATCATATCGCTATCATCAATCTAGTAGTATTGGGTCAACATCTAGTGCTAGACATTCAGTTGATTCAACAATTAGGGTAAATCTTGCAGGAGTAAACTTTGCTCCTACAATTCCTCGACCGCTATACTCTGAGAGGACCTCTAGGTCACCCTCTCCAACTGAATCCCAAATACTAGGTGTTATTACAAATGACGACCCctttgtcatagacaaagcttggaTTAGAGCTGACTTTGAGGCCATTTATAATTTAGAAAAGAGAAATTGGTATTTCTCAAATTTCTCTAAAGATCAGACTCAAATGTATTTGCAAAATTTTTATAGGTTTCTAGAAACACATGAAATTAATATCTATTTCTTTACATGGTTTGAATTACTCTGTCTAGAAGAATAGATAGAAAACCCTTTTGCTGTTAAGATGTATTTAGATGCTAATGTTAGGATAAGTACCAAATGGAAAACTTCTAGGAAAGAAATTATAGAGTCGGTTCATCCACCATTGGAAGCTATTAGAATTACCCCTTCTAAAGAGAACATAGAAATAGAAGCTTCACCATTTAAATCGATAGCTAATCCTGTAGATAAAAAAAAGACATTAATAATCTGCATAGTCAGAttaactattcaaaccaaataCTTCACACTATGTCCCAACAATTAGATAGGATAGAAAACTCTATTCCTCAACCTAAGGATGTTAAAGACTATAAATTGGATCCTACTCGACCCATTTATCAATACCATACCCCTTCTAACCAAGAGTTGAAAGGAATGAGTTTAGGTCGTGATACTACTCATAAAATAGAGGAACTGGTTACTAAATTAAAATCCTTAAACATAGAAACTTCTTCAGGAGAGATAAATACTTTATCTCGAGACGAA is a window of Lathyrus oleraceus cultivar Zhongwan6 chromosome 6, CAAS_Psat_ZW6_1.0, whole genome shotgun sequence DNA encoding:
- the LOC127094848 gene encoding uncharacterized protein LOC127094848, whose product is MSQIIKAFSELGCSSRSKINNRTLVPATLNNDKIELDQDTFQNQELEIQEMENRLVNWSMPEIKFKEIYKIGTFDFKSQKIIHTIESATSVSNKHETINLLNKKLLETHYREDYRYIHLGLIQIAIKPLHKLGLNTPILLVLRDTRIKDFHNSTIAIVESNLNDGPVYFNCHPNYSMSLADEFTKNSLVIYVQGLSDNFNPGVANIDVISRITYKVSNVNYDFKSLKTTPRNETCIIEANLSRSNVMTPKILTASDIIEKFPQEWIL